From Bacteroidetes Order II. bacterium, one genomic window encodes:
- the pstA gene encoding phosphate ABC transporter permease PstA: MNRSAWIEQLGFGVLRLCTLLVVLLIFWLIADLFLKGGGSLSWAFWTTFPQKGMTTGGIFPTVVGTAFVTLITALFAVPVGITSAIYLSEYARDHFLSRLIRASIRNLAGVPSIIYGLFGVALFVEGLRFGTSVLSAGLTLGLLSLPYIITATEEALKTVPKSYREGALALGATQWETIRSVVLPPALPGITTGVMLGLSRAAGETAPILFTGVAYYLRYLPGTVWDSFMALPYHLYVLATQHHAIEEVRPLAYGTALTLLAMVTVLNLIALQIRYRFQAQSPA, from the coding sequence ATGAACCGTTCTGCATGGATTGAACAATTGGGCTTTGGGGTCTTGCGATTATGTACCCTTTTGGTTGTGTTATTGATCTTCTGGTTAATTGCCGATTTGTTTTTAAAAGGCGGTGGCTCCCTGAGTTGGGCTTTTTGGACGACGTTTCCGCAAAAAGGCATGACCACTGGCGGGATTTTTCCAACAGTGGTGGGTACTGCATTTGTTACGTTGATTACTGCCTTATTTGCGGTGCCAGTAGGCATAACTTCCGCCATCTACCTCAGCGAGTATGCACGCGATCATTTTCTCAGCCGCTTAATTCGCGCCTCCATCCGTAATTTGGCGGGCGTTCCTTCTATTATTTACGGCCTGTTTGGCGTGGCTTTATTTGTAGAAGGATTGCGTTTTGGTACGTCGGTACTTTCGGCGGGATTAACGCTTGGTCTATTAAGTTTGCCTTATATCATCACCGCTACCGAGGAAGCCCTTAAAACCGTACCTAAGTCGTATCGTGAAGGCGCTTTGGCCTTGGGGGCCACCCAATGGGAAACCATCCGTAGTGTAGTACTACCACCTGCGTTACCTGGTATCACCACCGGAGTGATGTTGGGATTATCCCGTGCTGCGGGCGAAACGGCCCCTATTTTATTTACGGGTGTCGCCTATTATTTGCGCTATTTGCCTGGAACGGTTTGGGACAGCTTTATGGCATTGCCGTATCACTTATACGTTTTGGCAACACAACACCATGCCATCGAGGAAGTGCGACCATTGGCTTATGGAACTGCACTTACTTTATTGGCAATGGTAACTGTCCTTAACCTTATTGCCCTCCAAATTCGCTATCGTTTTCAGGCACAATCCCCAGCTTGA
- a CDS encoding phosphate ABC transporter substrate-binding protein has translation MVRQFILFWVIFGLSACRPVQTIEQVQIKGSDSEVAVVMALAESFMNHEHRVSVSVKGGGSGSGIAALLNGKTDIANSSRDMSVKELEMAAARSIRPVPVVFAEDVLVFILHPSLQIRTLTLEQLAGIYRGDIRNWKEVGGPDREISLYGRQSNSGTYVYLRENILKAEYSSKVKGMNGTAQIVEAIKQDRGGIGYVSLGYVQHGGKPSAGISVIRIGSGEGVSPLDASAVASGLYPLKRPLYHFLNGPARGKLAAFLRFERSEQGKAIIRESGYIPVELPLALAPGAEVSSMAQPVYAK, from the coding sequence ATGGTACGTCAATTCATTCTTTTTTGGGTTATATTTGGGCTTTCAGCTTGTCGTCCAGTTCAAACCATCGAACAAGTACAGATTAAAGGATCCGATTCGGAAGTGGCAGTGGTCATGGCATTGGCAGAATCCTTTATGAACCACGAGCATCGGGTCTCGGTCTCGGTGAAGGGCGGCGGATCCGGCTCTGGAATTGCGGCACTTTTAAACGGCAAAACCGATATTGCCAATTCGTCTCGAGACATGAGCGTAAAAGAACTTGAGATGGCAGCGGCCCGAAGTATTCGTCCAGTTCCCGTTGTGTTTGCAGAAGACGTTTTGGTGTTTATCCTTCATCCAAGCCTGCAGATTCGCACCTTGACCCTCGAACAACTTGCGGGTATTTATCGGGGTGACATCCGAAATTGGAAAGAAGTGGGGGGACCAGACCGCGAAATCTCGCTGTATGGACGCCAGAGCAATTCAGGAACCTATGTATATCTACGCGAAAATATCTTAAAAGCCGAATATTCCTCCAAAGTAAAAGGGATGAATGGTACTGCACAAATTGTTGAAGCCATTAAACAAGACCGTGGCGGCATCGGCTACGTTAGTTTGGGTTATGTACAACATGGTGGGAAGCCAAGTGCAGGAATTTCCGTGATACGAATCGGGAGTGGCGAAGGGGTTTCGCCCCTTGACGCATCCGCAGTGGCAAGCGGGCTGTATCCGCTCAAACGTCCGTTGTATCATTTTTTAAATGGACCAGCACGCGGGAAATTAGCCGCATTTCTTCGGTTTGAACGTTCCGAGCAAGGCAAAGCCATCATCCGAGAAAGCGGCTACATTCCGGTAGAGCTTCCATTGGCACTCGCACCCGGTGCCGAAGTTTCATCCATGGCACAACCTGTTTATGCTAAATAA
- the pstB gene encoding phosphate ABC transporter ATP-binding protein has protein sequence MTDKLVVRNLNIAFGEKQVLKNVSITFPDQKIVALIGPSGCGKSTLLRSLNRMHDLTPQAMVTGEILLDGHAILGAKVDVVDVRRKVGMVFQKPNLFPKSIFENVAYGLKINKIGDKNMVRTRVEEAIKSCYLWDEVGDRLDKPALELSGGQQQRLCIARAIAIAPEVILMDEPCAALDPISTLKIEELMLQLREKFAVVIVTHNMQQAQRVADSTAFMYLGELIEYAPTSAIFNNPQHELTQRYIKGAFG, from the coding sequence ATGACCGATAAATTAGTTGTCCGCAACCTGAACATTGCCTTTGGTGAAAAACAGGTCCTCAAAAACGTCTCTATCACGTTTCCGGATCAAAAAATCGTGGCACTCATCGGGCCTTCCGGATGCGGGAAATCCACTTTACTTCGTTCGTTGAACCGAATGCACGATTTAACCCCGCAAGCGATGGTAACTGGTGAGATTCTTTTAGACGGCCATGCCATTTTAGGCGCGAAAGTGGATGTAGTTGATGTGCGCCGCAAAGTGGGTATGGTTTTCCAAAAACCCAATTTATTTCCGAAATCCATTTTCGAGAATGTGGCGTATGGACTAAAAATCAACAAGATTGGGGATAAGAATATGGTTCGTACACGGGTAGAGGAAGCCATAAAATCTTGTTATTTATGGGACGAAGTGGGGGATCGGTTAGATAAGCCCGCGCTTGAACTTTCCGGCGGTCAACAGCAGCGGCTTTGTATTGCAAGAGCCATTGCTATTGCCCCCGAAGTTATTCTAATGGATGAACCCTGTGCAGCATTAGACCCCATCAGTACGCTCAAGATCGAAGAATTAATGTTACAGCTAAGGGAAAAGTTTGCCGTAGTCATTGTGACCCATAATATGCAACAAGCCCAGCGAGTGGCCGACTCTACCGCTTTTATGTACCTCGGTGAACTGATCGAATATGCGCCTACATCAGCAATCTTTAATAACCCGCAACACGAACTTACGCAGCGTTATATTAAAGGCGCCTTTGGTTAA
- the pstC gene encoding phosphate ABC transporter permease subunit PstC encodes MLNKSLQPSQTTTNQYRHLQDRVFKLLVKAAALLSVLILVGIFFLLVWNGFQMFKEVSIWQFFFSSEWNPGALKNPQYGIGGMVGGTMLVTAAAIMLAFPLGIALAAYLSEVASPRMRGFVRPIIELLAGIPSVVVGFIGIVVIGPFLAQVFNLPNGFTALNGAILLAIMALPSIVTVAEDAIRAVPRSYREASYALGSNKWTTLIRVTLPAAGSGIIAAGVLGVGRAVGETMTVLMATGNALEVPGSLFDSVRTMTATMAIEMGEVPFGTTHYYSLFAIGATLFVMSLLFNLTAEYLAAKFRQLS; translated from the coding sequence ATGCTAAATAAATCACTTCAGCCCTCTCAAACCACTACGAACCAGTACCGCCATCTACAGGACCGCGTGTTTAAACTGCTTGTGAAAGCAGCCGCATTGTTGTCGGTTTTGATTTTGGTCGGCATATTCTTTCTTTTGGTTTGGAATGGATTCCAAATGTTTAAAGAAGTTTCTATTTGGCAATTCTTCTTCTCTTCCGAATGGAATCCAGGCGCTTTAAAAAATCCGCAATACGGCATAGGTGGGATGGTGGGAGGAACGATGTTGGTGACCGCTGCAGCGATAATGCTCGCCTTTCCATTAGGGATTGCCTTAGCTGCCTACCTTTCGGAGGTTGCCTCACCACGCATGAGGGGTTTTGTGCGTCCCATCATAGAATTATTAGCAGGGATTCCATCGGTGGTCGTCGGATTTATTGGCATCGTGGTCATTGGCCCCTTCTTGGCCCAAGTATTTAATTTACCCAATGGTTTTACGGCATTAAACGGCGCCATTCTATTGGCCATTATGGCCTTGCCTTCCATTGTCACCGTTGCAGAAGATGCCATCCGCGCTGTTCCGAGATCATATCGGGAGGCCTCATATGCGTTAGGGAGCAATAAATGGACGACGCTCATTCGGGTCACTCTTCCTGCAGCGGGTTCCGGCATCATTGCAGCTGGCGTTCTGGGCGTAGGGCGTGCGGTGGGCGAGACCATGACGGTCCTTATGGCCACCGGAAATGCACTTGAAGTACCCGGCAGCCTTTTCGACTCGGTGCGTACCATGACAGCCACTATGGCCATCGAGATGGGCGAAGTACCCTTTGGTACCACTCACTATTATAGCTTATTTGCCATTGGCGCCACCCTTTTTGTGATGAGCCTTTTATTTAACCTGACAGCCGAATATCTCGCTGCCAAATTCAGACAATTGTCATGA
- a CDS encoding CBS domain-containing protein has translation MHTVADILKRKGSNVYSVTPDTLIRDVLHLMNDKNIGAVVVMEKEQYLGIFTERVYARRVVIKGKSSNKNMVGEVMATDFPRVRKKDKLNHCMQLMTANNIRYLPVFEEDTFVGIISIIDVVLEELEMQKELVEHMQNYISG, from the coding sequence ATGCATACTGTAGCCGATATTCTAAAACGTAAAGGATCTAATGTCTATTCTGTAACGCCCGATACCTTGATTCGGGATGTATTGCACCTGATGAACGACAAAAACATTGGGGCCGTTGTGGTGATGGAAAAAGAGCAGTATTTGGGCATTTTCACCGAAAGGGTGTATGCACGGCGGGTGGTCATTAAAGGCAAATCCTCAAACAAGAATATGGTGGGCGAAGTAATGGCTACTGATTTTCCGCGAGTCCGAAAAAAAGATAAACTGAATCATTGTATGCAGCTAATGACCGCCAATAATATTCGATACCTACCTGTTTTTGAAGAAGATACCTTCGTAGGAATTATTTCTATTATAGACGTGGTGCTGGAAGAATTGGAAATGCAGAAAGAATTAGTGGAACATATGCAGAATTACATCTCTGGATGA